The DNA segment tggacaccaaaaattaatcattatatatttgtgtataaatatatatatatattgtgtaaCTCGTTTTtaatatgtatcttgaattataatatatattctatacaAACAACTGATTTCATGATTATTCTTGCGTATATTTATATGTGtttaacataatattttaataaattaatcaactaCTAAAATAATCAGAATTTTtgcaacaaaataattaaatttttttatgaacacAAAAATGAACCACTAAATTCTTAGCCACcactgtaaattttttttatttttttagtttttattcatattttgatTACAATGTTAATctatttgattatattattttaaaaaaaaaggtttttacCATTCTAAAATTACAAATGTCACTCCCATTTAACTATATTTtcattaattactaaaatacatTCTATTATCCCTTATTTCTCTAATTCTCTTTGCACCCACTAATGCAACCCGGGGTTTTTCAAGAAGCTTATTGACTTAATAATTTTGGAGTAACATACATTATCATCCTCTTATTTTTGAAAGTTGATtataaaagtgaaaatgagtCATTCCATATTCTTAGataagttaataatttttttactgatTTTAGCTCATTAAATAAAGAATATTCAGTATATTAAATTagtgatttaattatttttaataaacaaaattttttacttgAGAAATGTTAACTATATATAGGCTCTGATCATGTTCTCAGAACACAAAAGCACAAAAGCAAAGATAATAAAAGAACAGAGGACCATAAAAGCACCATTCTTTGTACTAATTCTTATCAGTTGTACTAATTCTTTTGGCTTTATGTGATTGTGTTTGTTACGGACAACCTTGGATCAACAAAAGCACCATTCTCTGATTCTGATTCCCTGCAACTTCAATGGCTTCCAAAAGGGTTCTTCTAATTGCTGGTGAGTTTGCTGAGGACTATGAGGTACATCTTCATCTAACCTCTCTTTAAACTCAGAAATTGAGTCTTAAAGTCTTAACTACTTCTTATTCATAATTATAAGTATATACTATGATTTAAGAGTTATGATTTTGTAACATAGTATGTACATCAATGTGAAGTTGTGAACTTTAGTTTTTCTCTTTAGTGTAACAAAATTTTGATGTTGAAAATGATAGTACTACTTGAAACTTTTACTATTGTAGGCCATGGTTCCATTTCAAGCACTGCAAGGCTATGGTGTCGCCGTCGACGCCGTTTGTCCCGGACGGAAGGCCGGTGATTTCTGTGTAACCGCCACTGAACAGATGGCTGGTCATCAGGTCTCTCTGCCATGTTAAAATTCGTTTCAATTCTTGATACTTAATTTTCTAATGGGTTTGGTTTTTGTTACTGAGCATACCATGCTAAAGTTTTCATCTTGGTGTTCAAATTTCTTATGGGTTTGTTTTGTTACTGAGCATTGCATGCTAAACTTTTCTTCTTGGCACTTGAATTTTCTgggtttcttttattttcaacatTGGTGCTTAACTTTTTATTTCTTGGTTTTGTATGCTAAATTTTCATGTTGGCACTTGAACTTGTCTGGgtttagtttattattattgaatattgCATGCAAAAGTTTCCATCTTAgtacttgatttctttcccctttttgtactagattattattttcttgactTTGCCGTTGAGTTTTACAAGCTAggggtatttttttttcattttcagtattttctaattttagaattttttggaGAAAAAAGGTGAAATGttgaaagagaaaatttttgaagatcaacaatttttagaattttttgtataaatattaaattgtctttaacaaattctaaaaaatatgagTATAAACTCTATTGATTCATGTATgtaaattttacaaattatattCTTCTTATGTGCAAAACTCctgtaaatataaatataaatacaaattattattaacaagataataatatttattagtctTGTAGCATTGTTTGTATTAAAAACCATAcagttttgttttcttttcaactttttttttttcaccaaaTAAAAACGCAAACCAAATGGCCCTGAAGTTTTGATCTTTGATGTTGATATTGATGTCCTTGGCACTCAGACTTACTCAGAAACACGCGGTCACAATTTCACTCTGAATGCAACATTTGATGAGGTTGAAGGCTCAAACTATGATGCATTGGTGTTACCTGGTGGCAGAGCACCAGAGTATCTTACTCAGAATGTGCGCGTGGTGGAGTTGGTGAGGGAGTTCAGCACTTCAGGGAAGCCTATTGCTACCTATTGTCACAGTCAGGTGCTTCTTGCAGCCGCCAACGCGCTCAAGAACCGCCAGATCACTGCATATGCTCCTGTTGGACCTACATTGATAGCTGCTGGTGCTAATTGGGTTGAACCTCAAAGCTTGGAATCATTTGTGGTGGATGGTAATATCATTTCTTCTGTTTGTTATCTTGCACATGCACAAAGCATTCATCATTTGGTTAAGGCTATGGGAGGGACTATAACTGCTACCGCCAAGAGAATCCTCCTTCTTTGTGGGGTATGTTTtcacttgttttttttttttattatttatgttgcTAATGGTAGAAAATTAATATGTAAACTGTCTTTTCGGTTTATTCGAAAGACAAAGTAGCTGTCTAACCATTCAAGTAACTAGTCTAGACAGTCCTTGACACATCAGCCGTTTACAAGATTGCTTAGACCAATTACTTAAATGATTGAGAATTGATTAAGATTTTCAAATTATGAAAAACTGCTTTTTCCATTGTGTATTTTGGTCAAAGATCGAGAAAGACATTtactcaaaattaattcatgttTTCAGGGTACATGTTTGAGTAGCAAGTGTGAGGGGTTAgtcacataaaaaaaataagagtacATAAGATGAAAGACCTATAAGTTTATGCTGCTTAGAGTGGAAGATTATTAGTACACAATGACATGCATGTCCTTAAATTAAAATTCAGGATTACATGGAAGATTATGAAGTGATGGTTCCCTTTGAAGCCCTTAGAGCTTTAGGATGCCATGTTGATGCTGTTTGTCCCAAGAAGAAATCTGGTGACACCTGCCCAACTGCTATTCATGATTTCGAAGGTTATCAACATTTCATTGAGAAGCCAGGGCATGACTTTGTTCTGAATGCTACCTTCGGCGACGTGGATGCTTCCGGCTACGACGCGCTTGTCATTCCCGGAGGTAGAGCCGCCGAGTATTTGGCCTTGAATGAGACTATCATCTCTTGGGTGAAGCATTTTGTTGAAAGCAATAAGCCAATTGCTGCAATCAGCTATGGACAACAGATTTTGGTTGCTGCTAATGTCCTCAAGGtattattcatgtatttatacataaatacatgaTAGTTAATTTAGTGACCGATTTTTTGTGCAACTTCTAAAATATTGCATATATGCCTAGCAAAAAGCACTTGACACATTATTCACTTTCTTACGGATATTGtatattttgttgaaaatacCCCAAACAATTTAAACTACGTATTTATTCTCTACATTCATTAATCCAAATCAGTATCACATTAATTAGTGTTTAATTTCTCTGAACTCTTGTTTTATCTGCAAGTATCAAGTGACATAACTGACGTGCATTACAATATGATGAgtatatgatattttatttattatatggtGACATATTTCACTTCTTGTTGTAATAATAGGGAAGGAAAGTAACTGCATACCCTGCAATGAAGCTTAATATGGTATTAGCAGGAGCAACATGGATTGAACCAAATCCCATTACACTTTGCATCACTGATGGAAACTTAATTACTGGTGCTTCATGGCTAAGTCACCCTCACTTCATTTCTCACCTCATGGCATTACTTGGTATTAGTGTTTCTTTCTAGTTTAGTAGTTTGCAACGGAATCTATAATAATAAAGTATTCTTGCATGTTAGCCAAATGAGCCTTAGCTCAAGTGCCATTAGGTCCTCCACTATATGtaaccaaataaaaagagaaaataaaaatgctttttATACATTTCTGTGTGCAATTTCTTTTTCCCACTAATGGAATATGAGAAATGATTTTTCGTTCACCAAGTTTTCGTATGAAGAGTTGATATCAATTTTTAGTGGGTGGATAGCGGTGGATATTATTGTGGTGACTAAAGTTGTTAGGTAATTTtggtaatatttaaaaatattttttaatttgaaaaataaaagttaaaagtgttgcaaaaacataagaaaatatattatcttaattttatattacttaaaaaaaagtattgccaAAATTATATAGTCACAATAACTATTATAATAATGATCATCTTAAATTTTACCTTTTATTGCGTGAGGATTTTGATGTAGTTCTTACTACACTTTAATTCTTGATGTccgtttttaaattatatttagtatttataaacAAAGGGTTAATCTCCACTTTAATTCTTGAGATTGATTAGTTGTATTGATTTAGTTTttgactttttaattattatattttagttacaTAGATTGATATAttttctgtcattaaaactCAACACTATTAGTAACGTGGCTCAAGCCTTGTCAtgctaaatatattaaaatgacATTGTACGCGTTTTTTAGCGCTTGAAGGTTTAAACAATTAGTATTATTCAAAAGGGAGGAGCGTAACGTTTTAGTATTGTTTAAACCCTCAAATAATGTTATTTAGTGCCTTCTTTAGCATCAAAATGCATACGATGTCATTTTAATATATCTAGCGTAATAAGCTTTGAGCTACATCACTAACAACTAACGTTAAGCTTTAATGATAGAAAATATACAAAAGACTATATTGGTgtacttttttaaatttggaagaCTGAATTGTAACAACTAAAAAGTTAGAGACTAAATCAATACAACTCACTAATCTCAGAGACCAAAATAGAGTTTAACTCACAAAAATTGTGTGCGCAAATAATATCATTGATTGCTAAGTATTTTCTATAAAAACAATGAAGTATACTCTTCATTAATAATACGGGGTCCAATTTGTTTGACAAGAAAGTAGGTAGAATGTCCATTAGTTTAGATGTCGGGAAGAGTATACAACCTATAACCTTATCTAAACCTAACTCTATTTTTATGTCGTCCACCCGTCTTCTCCCACTCTCCTTCATGCCGTTCATCCTCTCTTTCATCTCTCGCTCCAATAACATTGTTTCACTGCCCCCAATCGGTGCTGATCACTCTCCATCGCAGCAAGAAGCTACATCTCTTCTCGCCGAAGGTGACGACTCCAACCCCTACGATAGGAGCTCCGGAGCGCCATCACTGTGCCGTGCAGCCCAATCCCGCCCTTGAACCGGTGTTGAACATTCTCCCGCAGCCGCAAGGAGCTGCATCCCCCTTGCCGAACTAAATAGCGTTGCGGCGGCGCGAGGAGGGATGCTACGTGCACGGAGAGTCGCCCGTGCCAGAGCGAACACAATTGGATGCAGAGGAAAACGATGCAGCGGAGAGAGCAGTTGGGGAAAGACGACGTGGCAAGCGGCAGTCAGTTTACGTTAAGGGGCACTCGAAATACCAGAGGGATGATTTGGTGTCGCTAGAGGAGAAGTTGCTCTACGGGTTGGTTTTTTAACTAGCATGtgtaatattaatttttcaaaatttcaaaaataaaataacagttTCGCTAGGTAGATAATAGAGATTGTGAACAATGGGCTGCACTCTTGGCCCATAGAAAGaccaaaaaaaaagtcaatCACAAATTACCTTCTCAAAAATTCTACTTTCACCTTTTACATTTTAACCATCCACCTTCTAACCCTTTTATCGTCTCATACCCTCTCACAAACCCTCATTACGCCTTCGTTCCCTCCCTAGTAGACAACCTCAGCGCcgttgagcttcttcttcatcaagaACGTCGgtttagaatgaaaataaccATGCACAAacctagtaaaatgaacatcaagaaaattttattgtatCTACTTAAATCcaatctaaattaaataagcATCCAccttagaataaaaatatctatCCACATACCTAGTAAAATAAACATCCAGCAAATTTTATTGTATCTATTTAAATCCAATCCAGATGTTTATTTTTCCTGCAAACATGATGTTTTTTTCATGCAAATGGAATGTTTATTCTTAATGCGAATCACATccagaaaagggaaagaagaagaagaagaggaggaggaggaggagaaccACGACTGCAGATGGAGCACCACCCAAGAATCGCGAGATAGCCGTATTGGCGCATGAAAAACGCGTGCGACGGGATGAACAGATTGATGGCTCCATCGATGGTTCATTCTCCAATGGATTTCACCAGAACTATGAGGCCTCGGAATGACAAACCGGCACGACGCAGCAACAACTCTATGAGAGGGCGACGCAACACCGCAGTAACGCCACCAGCGAAGAGTGGCGTGAAAACAATGACAGCAATGGATGAGCGGGTGGGTGGGAAGCGCATGCGCTGGAGAGGGAGACGCGTTGGGCTGACCGGCGGAAGTGGAGGCGTGTCGGGATAAGCGGTGGAGGGGAAGACCGTCGGCATGAACGACGATGTGAGTGGAGGAGAAAAAGGAGTGTTGAGATAGAATGGGAACGTGATGTGATGGTATATTAAAAGGAGGTTATGTTAGACAACCCtaataaagtaattttaaaatttgttcaaATTGACTGAACAAAATAGTTGATTTCCTATATTTTATTCGAAACTAACATATTAGGAGCTTATGTTTTGGTTTCCCAAACATTTCGGCCTTCCTGTTGCAGCATCTATTCCTGTCTATCATATGCATGTATCTTTCTTTCTAAATTGGGTTTGTGATAAATTGTCTTCTATGATGAAATAATTCTTTTGGAAAAGTCAAGTTGATGGCAGAGgtctttctcttgttaattggaGGACCGTGGTCACTCCAAAGAAATTTGGTGGCTTGGGTGCTAGAGATCCTACATATGTTAATATATCTTTACTTGGTAAATTGATTTGGCAACTTTTTCATTGTCAAGACAAGCCTTGGGTTGCTCTATTGAGGGCGAAGTATCTAAGGAATGCGGGAGTTTTAGATGGCCCTGTCCCTTGCAACGCTTCTCATGTTTGGAAGAGTATCTCAAAGGCTTTTGGTGCTCTTAAGGATGCCTTCTCTTGGTGCGTTGGGTCACTTGATCAATTTTTTTGGTTTGACAATTGGAATATTGAGGGCCCAATTGCTCAAGATGTCCCTTTTGTACATATATCTGACTCTGATTTAACTATTAGAGACATTTAAAAAGATGGTCAATGGAATCTCCACGATGTTTTCTCTAACATTCCAGAAAATGTCAAACAGCGTTTGAATGCTTATGATCCGGATTTGAATGCTGAAGAGAGTTCGAGTTGGTCGTAGGGTGTGGCATCTTCTAGACTCTACTCAGTTAGGAGTGGATACAGTTGGCTAGCCAAAAGAAAGTTTTATTGGAATGAACGTGATAACTGGTTGTGGGTATGGCGAATGCATATTCTTGAGAAGTACAAGTTCTTGATTTGGCTCAGTCTTCATAACGCTATTTCTTTGGCAGAGTTTCGTTTGGGTCGTGACTTAGCTTTATCTAGCACTTGTCATCGGTGTTAGAATGGTTCCAAATCCATTCTTCATTGTCTTCGAGAGTGCCCTGGTGCCAAAGAGGTCTGAAACCTTTTAGGCCTGTATTCAGATAACTCAAATTTACATGATTGGCTCTACAAAAGTGCAAGGAGtggagatatttttttttgaccATCTGATGGATTTGGAGAAGTAGGAATCATGACTTATTTAATATAGATGACTCTTGGAGTGCTAGTAAAGTGGTGAGTTTGATTCGTAATTCAATAAGGGAGTTCCACACTATTTTCGCTATGCATCAATCTTTATCTCTTCCTTCGCTTTGTTTGCATTGGGTTCCACCTCGAGCTCATTTTGTTAAATTGAATTATGATGCTAGTTGTTTTGCTCCTTTTGGCtatgttggttttggttgtatCATTCGAAATTCTGATGGATATTGGTTGAAAGGTTGCACTGGAAAAGTCGAAGTGTGCAGTGTTCTTTTTGCTGAACTGTATGCGATTTGGAGAGGTTTACTTCTAGTTTGGAATAGTGGATTTTGTGAGGTTATTTGTGAAACAGACTGTTTAGAAGTTCTTTTCTTGATAAACCAAAAAATGCTTGGTAAGGATATCTTGAGATTTGGTAAAGCATATATAAGAGATCATGAATTGGAATTGGAgaatctctatttttttaattcagagGAATGCCAATAGTTTTGTGTAGTTAAAGCAACTGCTTCTGGCGCGAATATTCACTCGAATTGGAGTCAACTATGGAGTGAGTTTCAACATCTAATAGATTTAGATATGAATCTAgccaattaatttaattttatctctttttttagcccaaaaaaaaaaaacatttcgGCCTTCCCACATTATGATCGATTTAAGATTTTCATCTCTTTATTATATATCTTCAATCATTTGATTTTCCAGCTCAACTTCCAATTCTTGTTCTTGGATAAGGCTAAGGAATAAAATGTTTCCATAATCTTCGTTAAGGCTCAGAACTATACACTTCCACTAATAAGCTCCATTGAAGTCTTCTTTCCACGCCAACTAACACTTACATCTATAGATAGAGACAATCACAAGTAGTCCACGTGTACAAATCCaaaaagagatttttttttcagtgGAAAGttataactaatatttttttaaaaaaaatggtatATATTGCCCACCGACCACCGTAATAATGTTTTTAAGAGCATATGCTAATGTTATTGTTAcagaaaattttaaagttttttattaatacatagcaaaaatattaaaaacttaaactttatatatttttcattaaaaaaatttcattgatAACTAAACtcttttttaagttttctttttcattctaaaAGGTAACGATATATAGTCTTCATATTAAAAAGTATTTGCACCTCAACCGTCCAAAAATCTCACCTTGCCTTGCAAATAAGAAATACGTGCATGTAGAAACATTTAGTGTATATTCAAAAAATGATTATCATtgttaattacttattttattataaaatttaaaacatattttgcatttttaaatatattataaggTAGAAATTTAGATACagttaattttatgtaaaattgataGCTGAAAACCATTAGATGACAATTTAGTCAAACTtatcaaatcatttaacgattcgatcaactatcaactttatatgaAGTTAACTGCATCTGAATTTTCGtttgtattataatttttacCATTAAAATATAGATTTTTCGGCACTTATTGAGAATATacaagtaaaaatattttatgaaaacacaaaaattttttaagctTTTGATGATATTAACCgaactctaaaataaaattctaagaaAAAACTAACTTTGATGCATTGTTATTGACTTATTGTAAAGAAATTTTATACCAAAATTTACACCGTTCcttgcaaaataagaaaaatatgtgCATGTGGAAATATATTTAACgtatattctaaaaataattataattattacttatttttattatagaatttaaaaaattaaaaaacattgtaattgttttctaaacatacattattattaaaatatagagTTTTGGGGGCACTTACAcaggtaaaaatattttagacacACAAAAAGtagacacaaaaaaaatacaagtgaaaatattttatgaattttttattttaaaatttttaattatatttaccgaattctaaaatatattttaagaaaatttaattttgaagtaTTTTTTNNNNNNNNNNNNNNNNNNNNNNNNNNNNNNNNNNNNNNNNNNNNNNNNNNNNNNNNNNNNNNNNNNNNNNNNNNNNNNNNNNNNNNNNNNNNNNNNNNNNNNNNNNNNNNNNNNNNNNGTAGATCATTATTGAACTATGCAGTACTCATGCATCATTACATTGGAATTTGATCTTTCTCATATCTGCAACTTTTCAAAAGAGATAAAGGAATAAAGGATGATATCATGATACATGACAATAAAATCAActcaacccaaaaaaaaaaaaagaaaaaaagaaattgatgTCCCCTGCATGGGGCAACCCATTATAATAATAAGGATTGTAATAAGTTCTAATTTTCAAGGGACCAGGTGtgcattcaaaatataaatcaCTTAATGAAGGATGCAAAGTTGTTATCTTGTCTCAAAATTATTTGATGGCCTTAGCAATTCATTTCACATAGGTTCCGAGTAAGCATCTGAGGTTGTTCCTTTTTTCGATGCGATCTAAGGTTGTTCTGCTCATAGAATaaggataaaaaaatatgcacaaataatagaatataatattaaaagtgtaacatattatatatatacacacacatttttctctctctatacttttattttattctattttattttacatttagtTTGAATATTAGAGAAAACATGATAAATTTCCAATACTAATCAAAGTGCCTAAAAAGGTTAATAAAGCAACAACCAGAATAGAAAGGAAAAATAGCGGCGGCTGAAAAAATCGTTGCAAATATTGTGAAAATAAAATGGTTGATCGTAATTAACGGTTATAATTTCAATGTGAAATCATTATTTAGAGGGATTACAAATCGCCATTAAACTACGTCCAATTTTTAAGTCATATAGATTGTGCGGCAGTTCACAAACACCATAATTCTCAACCGTCGCAAATACACTATTTAGAGGTAATTATTCAAGCCATTGTAAAACCGTCATACAATTATTTTGCCATGCATATAACATGAATAACTAGTCCTTGAAAGAttactcattttttaaattggttctcgaaagaattttttaatcaaattcgtcctgtaaaaattttaaattagtcatgttAATCCTTTCGTCACTGTCTTTGTTGATGGTGTCAAAATTTACTAATATGACACGTTAAGTGATAGCACAACACACACCTAAGAGTTTTAATTGACTATTAAGATaataagtttatgaaattaaatcaaatcaaaagctAAATGAGAAAAAACTTGAGGTATTGAAATTTCTcaatttgaaattgattttgatctaatttcataaattaatcATGTTAATAGTCAATTCGAACTATTAGATATGTGTTGTGATGTTACTTAATGTACCATATCAACAAATTCTGACGTCGTTAGTAATGAAAGTGATAGAAGAACTAATATGActactttaaaatattttaaaggacgaatttgattaaaaaattttcaaggatCAGTTTAAAGAATGAATGATCTTTCAAAGACTAATTTGACCATTTATTTCATATAACTAAAACAACATTGATAAAGTGTCACTAAACAATTTAGTAACGGTTCAAAACTGCCATTAAACCAGAAAATATCGCCATATCTGCTAGCTCTGTTGTAGGGAATGTATGTTAAGTAgggatgtatatataatatgtagGTGCCTTCTGTGGTGGCTTATTGTTTGCATGGCTATGGTGACCACAAATAGGTTTACCAATTAGTTGTGGCCATTTGGCAACTGAAAGCGTATCACTAAAAGTGTTACTTAAAGAGAAAATGTTtcccttaatcgttaacttggctctgataccaatttttgtgaataaaaattctattttgctcatattaaaaaatttaatttttgaaatatcttTCTTGGGTTGGGTTTGCATTATTaaattcttctatttcttttagcaaattttctatttcttttgttataCATTCTATACAATTTTTACAGAATTGTTCTACTTCTTCTCTATTTCTTGTATAAATGTTACTATTTTGTAATCTTACTTCATAATATCTTTTTTgacttttttgaaaatctaaatcattttttaaatcttgTAATGTTTGATTTGCTATACCAGgcattttatatgctttttagaTTATAGAGTTTTATAAAGGTAATAAAAGTACTTGGAATTTTTGTTTGAATTCAGTTTTGTACTTGTTCTAGAGGTTCAACCTATTGAGGTTGTATTACTTGAATATTTTGAACATGTATTCTTGATTCAAAAGCTTGTAACGCAATCATACTTTGTATATGAAGATAATGCAATCTACGAGCACGATAAATCTGTTTattcttgatattttcttttagatttttgactgattttttagttttaaaacgttgtattaatttccttgttttaattatctttttatttaccTTTTTGATTTCTGCTTCTAAATTTGAAGATTCAgttgtcaaattttttattttcatggttATAGCcataattcttgttttcatatttcttttaattgcttttaaagaaataagacttttttgaaaatctttcatattaaaatttctGCATCTTCTGCCATAGCTTCATTGTTATTTTCTAaagattctattattttttctaattcttcGACTTCTTTTTTCAGATTATTATAAAGTAATACTAAAGCTTCGAaagctctttgatttatttcagaaaaccttaaatatgttaaatgattttctctttcaaagagttcttgtttcttattttgataagacacatatatttcttctttatttattgtcatagcTTGTTTTTTAAAGTTTCATTTAACGTTTcaatcttttttgttaattctctTATTTCAGaatctttttcatcattttttaaatgggataaacttaaaggactattgattttagattctcttattcTAAAACTAGAGGAACACGATTTTCTTGATGGTTCTCTTAATAATAAAACTGGTTTCTCAATAGGCTTGCGTTTTGGTGTTTCAGTTCTAACAACTTTTTGGAATAAATCATCGATATAAAttccttctttatttttaaattctatacTATGATGACTATTGGTTAATGCATagtttattgcatatgtaattgaaaaaggTTCGTCGTTTTGTTCCATTAAACTTTGTCTATGAAACTTATAGGCCAAGCTTATGGAtctatcaaaattttttgttgataaaGGAATAGCATATCCAATATGGgtattaaatttaacatttacatTTGCCAAATTTCCATGAataattccaattatttgatctgTGGGATCAATAATTCTTTTATCACAAATTGCTAaacttattggtgaattaattcctttcatatatgttGATTTTACTAAAACTTGgatagtactaatatgaatccatccaatcttagatcttttttgttgatctttaattttctttatttgttcgtttatttgttcttcatctattagagctatttcaagttctccattagcAGATTCTATTTTTACAGGTGCTTCAAACTGCATTTTTCCATAATATATTatgttttttctattaaaaatttcttttaaaaagctTTGTTTAAAATTCTCATTTGCTTTGAGATCTAGTTCTGATTTTAAAATAGCTTGTTTTTCATTATCAAGTAAAGcagttattttataataatcagattcttcaGTTATTTCCAAGTCTTCTAAATAGTTCATAATATAAAGAGATTAAGATGAAGATGTACCTTTCTGGAGATGAACTTTTATTTAATGCTATTTTACAATAGGTATttctccagaggggagtttttacaaattaactccagaggggagttttTTNNNNNNNNNNNNNNNNNNNNNNNNNNNNNNNNNNNNNNNNNNNNNNNNNNNNNNNNNNNNNNNNNNNNNNNNNNNNNNNNNNNNNNNNNNNNNNNNNNNNNNNNNNNNNN comes from the Arachis duranensis cultivar V14167 chromosome 7, aradu.V14167.gnm2.J7QH, whole genome shotgun sequence genome and includes:
- the LOC107458019 gene encoding protein DJ-1 homolog D-like, whose amino-acid sequence is MASKRVLLIAGEFAEDYEAMVPFQALQGYGVAVDAVCPGRKAGDFCVTATEQMAGHQTYSETRGHNFTLNATFDEVEGSNYDALVLPGGRAPEYLTQNVRVVELVREFSTSGKPIATYCHSQVLLAAANALKNRQITAYAPVGPTLIAAGANWVEPQSLESFVVDGNIISSVCYLAHAQSIHHLVKAMGGTITATAKRILLLCGDYMEDYEVMVPFEALRALGCHVDAVCPKKKSGDTCPTAIHDFEGYQHFIEKPGHDFVLNATFGDVDASGYDALVIPGGRAAEYLALNETIISWVKHFVESNKPIAAISYGQQILVAANVLKGRKVTAYPAMKLNMVLAGATWIEPNPITLCITDGNLITGASWLSHPHFISHLMALLGISVSF